A genomic region of Pseudomonas frederiksbergensis contains the following coding sequences:
- a CDS encoding heme/hemin ABC transporter substrate-binding protein, whose translation MRLSTSAIALCVGLLVNHGAQATELPQRWVSAGGALSEWVSALGGESKLVGVDSTSQHPESFKGLPSIGYQRQLSAEGVLSLRPQILVGTEEMGPSPVLSQIRSAGVQVELFSAQADLPTLQGNLQHLGKLLGSEPQATALFQGYQQQLEQQKAWVRQAQVKQKAPGVLLLLGHAGGKPLIAGKDTAADWLLQQAGGHNLATHTGYKPFSVESLAGLTPDVLVFADRALTGDAARAALFKENPILASTPAARAGRVFELDPTLLVGGLGPRLPENLVKLSAGFYPAESAKANIAP comes from the coding sequence ATGCGCCTGAGTACCAGCGCTATTGCGCTCTGTGTCGGACTTTTGGTCAACCATGGGGCTCAAGCGACCGAATTGCCGCAACGCTGGGTCAGTGCTGGCGGCGCGCTGTCGGAGTGGGTGAGTGCGTTGGGCGGCGAGTCGAAACTGGTCGGTGTCGACAGCACCAGCCAACATCCCGAATCGTTCAAGGGCTTGCCGAGTATCGGCTATCAACGGCAATTGTCGGCGGAGGGCGTTCTGAGTTTGCGTCCACAGATTCTTGTTGGCACCGAAGAAATGGGCCCGTCGCCGGTGTTGTCGCAGATTCGCAGTGCCGGTGTGCAGGTTGAACTGTTCTCTGCGCAGGCGGACCTGCCAACCCTGCAAGGCAACTTGCAGCACCTGGGTAAGTTGCTCGGTAGCGAGCCGCAGGCCACGGCGTTGTTCCAAGGTTATCAACAGCAACTTGAACAGCAGAAAGCCTGGGTCCGCCAGGCTCAGGTCAAGCAGAAGGCGCCGGGTGTGTTGTTACTGCTGGGGCACGCTGGTGGCAAACCGCTGATCGCCGGCAAGGACACCGCAGCCGATTGGCTGTTGCAACAGGCGGGTGGACATAACCTGGCGACCCATACCGGTTACAAACCTTTTTCTGTCGAGTCCCTGGCCGGCCTGACGCCAGACGTGTTGGTGTTTGCCGACCGGGCGCTGACCGGTGACGCCGCGCGTGCCGCACTATTCAAGGAAAACCCGATTCTTGCTTCGACTCCGGCAGCCAGGGCCGGGCGGGTGTTCGAGCTGGACCCAACGCTGTTGGTTGGCGGCTTGGGGCCGCGCTTGCCGGAAAACCTGGTGAAGTTGTCCGCCGGGTTCTATCCCGCTGAATCGGCCAAGGCAAACATCGCGCCATGA
- the sfsA gene encoding DNA/RNA nuclease SfsA: MHFNPPLEEGRLIRRYKRFLADIETVGGELLTIHCPNTGSMFNCMVEGGQVWFSRSNDPKRKLPGTWEISETPQGRLACVNTARANTLIEEALRDGLITELNGFIGLKREVPYGQENSRIDFRLDYPSGPAFVEVKSVTLGFDGSAVAAFPDAVTQRGAKHLRELACLARDGIRAVQLYCVNLTGIDAVRPAEEIDPGYAAALREAKAAGVEVLAYGVSLTSHEVRVDRRLEVFLSS, from the coding sequence ATGCACTTCAATCCTCCTCTCGAAGAAGGTCGGCTGATCCGACGTTACAAGCGTTTTCTCGCTGATATCGAAACCGTTGGCGGCGAGTTGCTGACCATTCACTGTCCCAACACGGGCTCGATGTTCAACTGCATGGTCGAAGGCGGGCAGGTCTGGTTCAGCCGTTCCAACGATCCGAAACGCAAGTTGCCCGGCACCTGGGAAATCAGCGAGACCCCGCAAGGGCGGCTGGCCTGCGTCAACACGGCGCGGGCCAATACGTTGATCGAAGAAGCGCTGCGTGACGGTTTGATCACCGAGCTCAATGGCTTCATCGGGCTCAAACGTGAAGTGCCGTATGGTCAGGAAAACAGCCGCATCGATTTTCGTCTCGACTACCCGAGCGGCCCGGCCTTCGTTGAAGTCAAAAGCGTCACGCTGGGCTTCGACGGTTCAGCGGTCGCAGCGTTTCCCGATGCGGTGACGCAGCGTGGCGCCAAGCATCTGCGCGAGTTGGCGTGCCTGGCGCGGGACGGTATCCGCGCGGTGCAGTTGTATTGCGTCAATCTGACGGGCATCGACGCGGTGCGTCCGGCCGAGGAGATCGATCCGGGGTACGCGGCCGCTTTGCGTGAGGCGAAAGCAGCGGGGGTTGAAGTGTTGGCGTACGGCGTGAGCCTGACCTCGCACGAGGTGCGCGTCGACCGTCGTCTGGAGGTGTTCCTGAGCTCTTGA
- a CDS encoding TfoX/Sxy family protein: MNDELQHLKNLGKTSAQWLHAAGIHSASDLRRLGAVDAYRAVRTRGFRASKVLLYAIEGALMDVHWNDIPAERKDALNKQLDAISSRHKV, translated from the coding sequence ATGAATGATGAACTGCAACACCTGAAAAACCTTGGCAAGACGTCGGCGCAATGGCTACATGCCGCGGGCATCCATAGTGCCTCGGACTTGCGCCGCCTGGGCGCAGTGGATGCTTATCGGGCAGTGCGCACTCGCGGGTTTCGTGCATCGAAGGTGTTGTTGTATGCGATTGAGGGGGCGCTGATGGACGTGCACTGGAACGACATCCCCGCCGAACGTAAGGACGCACTCAATAAACAGCTCGACGCCATTTCGTCACGTCACAAGGTCTAA
- a CDS encoding pentapeptide repeat-containing protein, protein MSQPKLLDTPLFALLHKDDITGFNRERPKSGPIDMVGGDFRGLDLRELDAEGIDFSDAYFRSADLRGIDFRNASLEGASLAHAQISGTYFPPELSADEILMSMNFGTRLRYRAR, encoded by the coding sequence ATGAGCCAGCCAAAACTTCTCGATACTCCGCTATTTGCCCTGCTGCACAAAGATGACATCACCGGTTTCAATCGCGAAAGGCCCAAGTCCGGACCTATCGATATGGTCGGTGGCGATTTCCGCGGCCTCGACCTGCGCGAACTGGATGCCGAAGGTATCGACTTCAGCGACGCTTATTTTCGCTCTGCCGACCTGCGTGGCATCGACTTTCGCAATGCCTCTCTGGAAGGTGCGAGTCTGGCCCACGCGCAAATCTCCGGCACCTACTTCCCGCCCGAGCTGAGCGCTGACGAAATTCTCATGTCGATGAATTTCGGTACTCGCCTGCGCTACCGCGCCCGATAA
- a CDS encoding tetratricopeptide repeat protein, with amino-acid sequence MNKWFIPAVTVTALALLSGCSSVQHGSIPVVDSGTAVSNSERISANGGFRKTTVKRPAQAQTQSIPQGDTGVVVMIPGGGATTSTPISTQPISPGPISSGPITPGPIDSAPIQSAPINQGNYSMPSTPSGIPSASSAGGLSADEQLDGPVLALLTTAQQQQAGGDLNGASSSLERAQRVAPREPQVLYRLAQVRLAQGDAAQAEQFAQRGLTFASGRPDLQASLWGLIAQAREKQGDSAGAALARQKAKVSL; translated from the coding sequence GTGAACAAGTGGTTTATTCCAGCGGTTACGGTGACAGCTCTGGCTTTGCTCAGCGGCTGCTCCAGTGTGCAGCATGGCTCGATTCCAGTGGTCGACTCCGGTACGGCGGTGTCCAACAGTGAGCGGATCTCTGCCAATGGCGGTTTCCGCAAAACTACCGTGAAACGTCCGGCACAAGCCCAGACTCAGTCGATCCCACAGGGTGACACTGGCGTGGTGGTGATGATACCGGGTGGCGGCGCGACGACTTCGACGCCAATCAGCACTCAACCGATCAGCCCTGGCCCGATCAGCTCCGGTCCGATTACTCCGGGTCCGATTGACAGCGCACCGATCCAGTCGGCACCGATCAATCAGGGTAACTACAGCATGCCATCGACGCCGAGCGGGATTCCCTCCGCCAGCAGTGCCGGTGGTTTGTCTGCCGACGAGCAGCTGGACGGTCCGGTGTTGGCCTTGCTGACCACCGCTCAGCAGCAACAGGCGGGCGGCGATCTCAATGGCGCGTCCTCCAGCCTTGAGCGTGCTCAGCGGGTTGCCCCGCGTGAGCCGCAAGTGCTTTATCGTCTGGCACAAGTGCGCCTGGCCCAGGGTGATGCGGCACAAGCCGAGCAGTTCGCTCAGCGTGGTTTGACGTTTGCCAGTGGGCGCCCGGACCTTCAAGCAAGCCTGTGGGGTTTGATTGCCCAGGCGCGTGAAAAACAGGGCGACTCCGCAGGCGCGGCGCTGGCTCGTCAAAAGGCCAAGGTTTCGCTCTGA
- a CDS encoding DUF4124 domain-containing protein — MRTFFFTASLLIGLSPLCMASPIYTWIDGQGVTHFDAQPPQDQPATTVVTPTLPAGKPTVPPRSSAIGDQQAVDNTVRKQIAGQQAQLKTFCEQVRTNLAQLQNNPRLREDVDGEMRRLTDQQRQERITEAQKQIKDNCQ; from the coding sequence ATGCGAACGTTCTTCTTCACAGCCAGTCTGCTGATTGGCCTTAGCCCTTTGTGCATGGCCAGTCCGATCTACACATGGATCGACGGCCAAGGCGTTACCCATTTCGATGCTCAGCCGCCTCAGGACCAGCCAGCCACCACCGTGGTCACGCCCACCCTGCCGGCCGGCAAACCGACCGTGCCACCGCGCAGCAGCGCGATAGGCGATCAACAGGCCGTCGACAACACCGTGAGAAAGCAGATCGCCGGGCAGCAGGCCCAGTTGAAGACGTTCTGCGAACAGGTACGAACGAACCTGGCTCAACTGCAGAACAACCCAAGATTACGCGAGGACGTCGACGGTGAGATGCGTCGCCTGACAGACCAACAGCGTCAGGAGCGCATCACCGAAGCACAAAAACAGATCAAGGATAACTGCCAGTAG
- a CDS encoding Rieske (2Fe-2S) protein, with product MKFLCTSAELVDASSRGFEIDGQKLFAVRREGQVYVYENRCPHRGVGLEWHPDQFLDPSASLIQCATHGALFLIESGECVAGPCAGQSLSARVCREDSQGIWVQS from the coding sequence ATGAAGTTTCTTTGCACCAGCGCCGAGCTGGTCGATGCCAGCAGCCGTGGTTTCGAGATCGACGGCCAGAAGCTGTTTGCCGTGCGCCGTGAAGGCCAGGTCTATGTATATGAAAATCGCTGCCCGCATCGCGGTGTCGGGCTGGAGTGGCATCCCGACCAGTTCCTCGACCCCAGCGCCAGCCTGATCCAGTGCGCCACCCATGGCGCATTGTTTCTGATCGAGAGCGGTGAATGCGTGGCCGGCCCCTGCGCCGGGCAATCCCTCAGCGCCCGGGTGTGTCGCGAAGACAGCCAGGGAATCTGGGTTCAATCTTAA
- a CDS encoding FecCD family ABC transporter permease has translation MLAIWLSLALGPVSLPLLDTLRAALRMIGLPVPAEGLEQAELILGQIRLPRTLLGLAVGGVLALSGVAMQGLFRNPLADPGLVGVSSGAALGAAIAIVGGALFGGLPEAIGPYLLSLCAFLGGLGVTALVYRLGRRNGQTNVATMLLAGIALTALASSAVGLFTYLADDATLRTLTFWNLGSLNGASYARLWPLLLVSAAVALWLPRRAKALNALLLGESEASHLGINVEGLKRELVFCTALGVGAAVAAAGMIGFVGLVVPHLVRLLAGPDHRVLLPASVLAGASLLLFADLVARLALAPAELPIGIVTAFIGAPFFLYLLLRGRA, from the coding sequence TTGTTGGCGATCTGGTTGTCATTGGCCCTGGGCCCGGTCAGCTTGCCACTGCTCGATACCTTGCGCGCCGCGCTGCGGATGATTGGATTGCCGGTTCCTGCTGAAGGGCTGGAGCAGGCCGAGCTGATTCTGGGGCAGATTCGCTTGCCGCGTACCTTGCTCGGTCTGGCGGTGGGCGGGGTGCTGGCCTTGTCCGGCGTGGCGATGCAGGGGTTGTTCCGCAACCCGCTGGCGGATCCGGGGTTGGTCGGCGTTTCCAGTGGTGCAGCGCTGGGCGCGGCGATTGCGATTGTCGGCGGCGCGCTGTTTGGCGGCTTGCCTGAGGCGATCGGCCCGTATCTGTTATCGCTGTGTGCGTTCCTTGGCGGACTCGGAGTTACCGCGCTGGTTTACCGTCTCGGTCGGCGTAACGGCCAGACCAACGTGGCAACCATGTTGCTGGCGGGCATCGCCCTGACGGCACTGGCCAGCTCGGCGGTGGGTTTGTTCACTTATCTGGCGGACGATGCAACCTTGCGTACGCTGACCTTCTGGAACCTGGGCAGCCTGAATGGCGCCAGCTATGCGCGACTCTGGCCACTGCTGCTGGTGAGCGCCGCGGTAGCGCTGTGGTTGCCGCGTCGGGCCAAGGCGCTGAATGCGCTGTTGCTCGGTGAGTCCGAGGCCAGCCATTTGGGGATCAATGTCGAAGGCCTCAAGCGTGAGCTGGTGTTCTGCACTGCACTGGGCGTCGGCGCCGCTGTTGCGGCGGCGGGGATGATCGGTTTTGTCGGGCTGGTGGTGCCGCATCTGGTGCGACTGCTGGCGGGGCCCGATCATCGCGTGCTGTTACCGGCCTCTGTCCTGGCGGGCGCCAGCCTGTTGCTGTTTGCCGATCTGGTGGCGCGGCTGGCGCTGGCTCCGGCTGAATTGCCGATTGGCATCGTTACGGCGTTTATCGGCGCACCGTTCTTCCTGTATTTGCTGTTACGAGGTCGCGCCTGA
- a CDS encoding bifunctional aminoglycoside phosphotransferase/ATP-binding protein translates to MSQSLIAALQNPALYPHPVDGFQVIETHISWVLLTGPYAYKVKKPVNFGFLDFTGLESREHFCGEELRLNQRLTSDLYLEVLPITGSVEAPQFGGTGPVLDYALKMRQFPQSQLLSTLQANGELTTAHIDEMAKQIARFHLSAPKVPAAHEAGTPESVMAPVRQNFEQIRPFLSEKADLLQLDALQAWAESSFERLKPLLAQRKAEGFIRECHGDIHLGNATVIDGNVVIFDCIEFNEPFRFTDVYADSGFLAMDLEDRGLKSLARRFMSQYLELTGDYQGLELLNFYKAYRALVRAKVSLFSMPAEADPLQRATTLRQYRNYANLAESYSTIPSRFMAITHGVSAVGKSHVAMRLVEALGAIRLRSDVERKRLFGEQHVPNDPQAGIYSTDASAATYTRLHEIADVILRAGFPVVIDATYLKREQRDSAAKIAEATGAPFLILDCNAPQAVIESWLAQRQADKNDPSDANLAVIAAQQANREPLTPAEILCSKRVQTNESGTLDTVVAQIRQRLPGL, encoded by the coding sequence GTGAGCCAGTCCCTGATCGCTGCCCTGCAAAACCCGGCCCTCTACCCACATCCTGTAGATGGATTCCAGGTCATCGAGACGCACATCTCCTGGGTGCTGCTCACTGGCCCCTACGCTTATAAAGTGAAGAAGCCGGTCAATTTCGGCTTCCTCGACTTCACGGGTCTCGAGTCGCGCGAACATTTCTGCGGCGAAGAACTGCGACTGAACCAGCGCCTGACCAGCGATTTGTATCTTGAAGTGTTGCCGATCACCGGCAGCGTTGAAGCGCCTCAATTTGGTGGCACCGGTCCAGTGCTCGATTACGCGCTGAAAATGCGCCAGTTCCCGCAAAGCCAGTTGCTCAGCACCCTGCAAGCCAATGGTGAACTGACGACCGCGCACATTGACGAGATGGCCAAGCAGATCGCCCGGTTTCACCTCAGCGCACCGAAGGTTCCGGCAGCTCATGAAGCTGGCACGCCTGAAAGCGTCATGGCGCCTGTGCGGCAGAACTTCGAACAGATCCGCCCATTCCTCAGCGAAAAAGCCGACCTGCTGCAACTCGACGCCCTGCAAGCCTGGGCCGAAAGCAGCTTCGAACGCCTGAAACCCCTATTGGCCCAACGTAAGGCCGAAGGTTTCATCCGCGAATGCCACGGTGACATCCATTTGGGCAACGCCACCGTGATCGACGGCAACGTGGTGATTTTCGACTGCATCGAATTCAACGAACCGTTCCGCTTCACCGACGTCTATGCCGACTCCGGTTTCCTGGCGATGGACCTCGAAGACCGTGGTCTGAAAAGCCTGGCTCGCCGCTTCATGAGCCAGTACCTGGAACTGACTGGCGATTATCAGGGCCTTGAGCTGCTGAACTTCTATAAAGCCTACCGCGCACTGGTTCGTGCCAAGGTCAGCCTGTTCAGCATGCCCGCCGAGGCTGATCCGCTGCAGCGCGCCACGACCCTGCGTCAGTACCGCAACTACGCCAACCTGGCGGAAAGCTATAGCACTATTCCATCACGCTTCATGGCGATCACCCACGGTGTTTCCGCTGTCGGCAAAAGCCACGTAGCCATGAGACTGGTAGAAGCACTGGGAGCGATTCGCCTGCGTTCCGATGTCGAGCGCAAGCGTCTGTTCGGCGAACAGCACGTACCGAACGACCCGCAAGCCGGTATCTACAGCACCGACGCCAGCGCCGCCACCTATACCCGCCTGCATGAAATCGCTGACGTGATTCTGCGCGCCGGTTTCCCGGTGGTCATCGACGCGACTTACCTCAAGCGTGAACAACGCGATAGCGCGGCAAAGATCGCCGAAGCGACGGGCGCGCCGTTCCTGATCCTTGATTGCAATGCGCCACAAGCCGTGATCGAGAGTTGGCTGGCGCAGCGTCAGGCAGATAAGAACGATCCATCTGACGCCAATCTGGCTGTTATCGCCGCTCAACAAGCCAATCGCGAGCCGCTGACACCGGCAGAGATTCTTTGCAGCAAACGTGTTCAGACCAATGAAAGCGGGACCCTCGACACCGTGGTCGCGCAGATTCGTCAGCGTCTGCCGGGGCTGTAA
- a CDS encoding ChaN family lipoprotein produces the protein MRGILILALLLLGACQNMTPSAMDPPAGVIRDLHSGQRLSAQTLVERLAAAPRVIVGEQHDNPDHHHAQLWLLQALAQRRAQGSVLLEMLTPDQQKRVDEVHALSVARWPADLPAALAWQSGWDWNLYGPIVRYALAQPYPLLAANLDSADVRRIYKQAPAVSGTRSNTAAVKNELLAQIRESHCGLLPESRMSAMLAVQQQRDRQMAERLLAAPAPALLFAGAYHARLDIGVPVHVQDLGDRSAPVVVMLAEKGAEVSSASADYVWYTAARPAQDYCAQMRQ, from the coding sequence ATGCGTGGGATATTGATTCTGGCGCTGTTGTTACTGGGCGCCTGTCAAAACATGACGCCCAGTGCCATGGATCCACCGGCTGGCGTGATTCGCGATCTGCACAGCGGTCAGCGTCTGAGCGCACAAACGCTGGTCGAACGGTTGGCCGCGGCGCCACGGGTGATCGTTGGCGAGCAGCACGACAATCCTGATCACCATCATGCGCAACTGTGGTTATTGCAGGCATTGGCCCAGCGCCGGGCCCAGGGCAGTGTGTTGCTGGAAATGCTGACGCCGGATCAGCAGAAGCGCGTCGATGAGGTCCATGCGTTGAGCGTTGCTCGCTGGCCTGCCGATTTGCCGGCGGCACTGGCCTGGCAATCGGGTTGGGACTGGAACCTGTATGGGCCGATTGTGCGGTATGCCCTGGCTCAGCCTTATCCGTTACTGGCGGCGAATCTGGACTCGGCGGACGTTCGGCGCATTTATAAGCAAGCGCCGGCCGTGAGCGGGACCCGGTCGAATACGGCAGCGGTCAAGAATGAGCTGCTGGCGCAAATTCGCGAGTCTCATTGCGGGTTGTTGCCCGAAAGCCGGATGTCGGCGATGCTGGCGGTTCAGCAACAACGTGATCGGCAGATGGCCGAGCGACTGCTGGCAGCACCCGCGCCAGCGCTGCTGTTTGCCGGTGCTTATCACGCGCGGCTGGACATTGGCGTGCCGGTACATGTGCAGGATCTGGGTGACCGTTCGGCGCCTGTGGTGGTGATGTTGGCGGAGAAGGGGGCGGAGGTCTCGTCGGCTTCGGCTGATTATGTCTGGTACACGGCAGCCCGACCCGCACAGGACTATTGCGCGCAAATGCGTCAGTAA
- a CDS encoding YqcC family protein yields the protein MDVRFPKIAEQLLLIERELRLQGWWDELPPSAEALASVEPFSVDTLDFEQWLQWIFLPRMKAILENDLPLPNASGIQEMAEMVFAARNVQGKDRQLQVLLKEFDQLITASR from the coding sequence ATGGATGTACGATTTCCGAAGATCGCCGAACAGCTGTTGCTGATCGAGCGCGAGTTGCGTCTTCAGGGTTGGTGGGACGAGCTCCCGCCAAGTGCTGAGGCGCTGGCCAGTGTCGAACCATTTTCCGTCGATACGCTGGATTTTGAGCAGTGGCTGCAATGGATCTTCCTGCCACGCATGAAGGCCATCCTCGAGAACGACCTGCCACTGCCGAACGCTTCGGGCATTCAGGAGATGGCCGAGATGGTCTTCGCTGCGCGCAATGTCCAGGGCAAGGATCGGCAGCTGCAGGTCCTGCTCAAAGAGTTCGATCAGCTCATCACTGCCTCCCGCTAA
- the mrcB gene encoding penicillin-binding protein 1B gives MTRTRSPRSPKKPPSSGLRPWLGWALKLSLVGLVVLAGFAVYLDAVVQEKFSGKRWTIPAKVYARPLELFVGQKLSKDDFLVELDALGYRRESVANGPGAASVNGNTVDLNTRGFQFYEGLEQAQPVRVRFSGDYVAELSSTNGSKLSVVRLEPLLIGGLYPKNLEDRILIKIDQVPPYLLDTLVAVEDRDFYHHFGVSPKSIMRAIWVNTSAGQMRQGGSTLTQQLVKNFYLTNERSLSRKLTEAMMAMLLELHYKKPDILEAYLNEVFIGQDGQRAVHGFGLASQFFFSQPLSELKLHQVALLVGMVKGPSYYNPRRYPERALERRNLVLDLLEQQGVATAEQVAAAKQMPLGVTKRGSLADSSFPGFLDLVKRQLREDYRDEDLTEEGLRIFTSFDPILQMKAEASVNDTFKRLAGRKGSEDVEAAMVVTNPETGEVQAMIGSRQASFAGFNRALDAVRPIGSLIKPAVYLTALEKPSQYTLTSWLSDESFSVKGADGQVWKPQNYDRRSHGTVFLYQGLAHSYNLSTARLGLEVGVPNVLKTLARLGVTREFPAFPSMLLGAGGLTPIEVATMYQTLANGGFNTPMRGIRSVLTAEGQPLKRYPFQIQQRFDPASIYLIQSAMQRVMREGTGSSVYNVLPKTLTLAGKTGTSNDSRDSWFAGFSQDLLAVVWLGRDDNGKTPFTGATGALQVWTSFMRKADPLPLDMPQPDNIVQAWVDSRTGQGSEASCPGAVQMPYIRGSEPPPGAACGGSSPASGESVMDWVKGWMN, from the coding sequence ATGACTCGTACCCGATCCCCTCGTTCCCCTAAAAAACCTCCTTCTAGCGGCTTGCGCCCCTGGTTAGGCTGGGCTCTGAAGCTCAGTCTGGTCGGCCTCGTGGTGCTGGCAGGCTTCGCGGTTTACCTTGACGCTGTGGTCCAGGAGAAGTTTTCCGGCAAGCGCTGGACCATTCCGGCCAAGGTTTATGCGCGCCCGCTCGAGCTGTTCGTCGGACAGAAGTTGAGCAAGGATGACTTTCTCGTCGAGCTCGACGCCCTGGGTTATCGTCGCGAAAGCGTGGCCAATGGACCGGGCGCGGCATCGGTCAACGGCAATACCGTCGATTTGAACACCCGTGGCTTCCAGTTCTATGAAGGCCTGGAGCAGGCTCAACCGGTACGTGTGCGTTTCTCGGGCGATTACGTCGCCGAGCTGTCGTCGACCAACGGTTCAAAACTGTCGGTGGTGCGCCTTGAGCCGCTGTTGATTGGTGGCCTTTATCCGAAAAACCTCGAAGACCGCATCCTGATCAAGATCGATCAGGTGCCACCGTATCTGCTCGATACGCTGGTGGCGGTGGAGGACCGCGACTTCTATCACCACTTCGGTGTGTCGCCGAAGTCGATCATGCGGGCCATTTGGGTCAACACCTCGGCCGGGCAAATGCGTCAGGGCGGTAGTACGTTGACGCAGCAACTGGTCAAGAACTTCTACCTGACCAACGAGCGCAGCCTGAGCCGTAAGCTGACCGAAGCGATGATGGCGATGCTGCTGGAGCTGCACTACAAAAAGCCGGACATTCTTGAGGCTTACCTCAACGAAGTGTTCATCGGTCAGGACGGGCAGCGTGCCGTCCACGGCTTCGGTCTGGCCAGTCAGTTCTTCTTCAGTCAGCCGCTGTCCGAACTCAAGTTGCATCAAGTCGCGTTGCTGGTGGGCATGGTCAAAGGGCCGTCCTATTACAACCCGCGTCGCTACCCGGAGCGCGCGCTTGAGCGACGCAATCTGGTGCTCGATCTGCTGGAACAGCAAGGTGTCGCCACCGCCGAGCAAGTCGCTGCTGCGAAGCAGATGCCGCTGGGCGTAACCAAGCGCGGCAGCCTGGCAGACAGCTCGTTCCCAGGCTTCCTCGATCTGGTCAAGCGCCAGCTGCGCGAAGACTACCGCGACGAAGACTTGACCGAAGAGGGCCTGCGGATTTTCACCAGCTTCGACCCGATCCTGCAGATGAAGGCTGAAGCCTCGGTAAACGATACGTTCAAGCGCCTTGCCGGCCGTAAAGGTTCGGAAGACGTTGAAGCGGCGATGGTCGTGACCAACCCTGAAACCGGTGAAGTCCAGGCCATGATCGGTAGCCGTCAGGCGAGTTTCGCCGGCTTCAACCGCGCGCTGGATGCGGTGCGGCCAATCGGTTCCCTGATCAAGCCGGCGGTGTACCTGACTGCGCTCGAAAAGCCGAGCCAGTACACGTTGACCAGTTGGCTGTCCGATGAGTCCTTCTCGGTAAAAGGTGCGGATGGTCAGGTATGGAAGCCGCAGAACTATGACCGTCGTTCCCACGGTACGGTTTTCCTGTACCAGGGTCTGGCGCATTCCTACAACCTGTCGACTGCGCGTCTGGGTCTGGAAGTCGGTGTGCCGAACGTCCTGAAAACCCTTGCACGTCTGGGCGTTACCCGTGAGTTCCCGGCGTTCCCGTCGATGTTGCTGGGTGCCGGTGGCTTGACGCCGATTGAAGTGGCAACCATGTACCAGACCTTGGCCAACGGCGGTTTCAACACGCCGATGCGTGGGATTCGTAGCGTACTGACCGCCGAAGGTCAGCCGCTCAAGCGTTATCCGTTCCAGATTCAGCAGCGTTTCGATCCGGCATCCATCTACCTGATCCAGAGCGCCATGCAGCGCGTGATGCGTGAAGGTACTGGCAGCTCGGTCTATAACGTGCTGCCCAAGACTTTGACGCTGGCGGGCAAAACCGGTACCAGTAACGACTCGCGAGACAGCTGGTTCGCCGGTTTCAGTCAGGATCTGCTGGCGGTAGTCTGGTTGGGGCGCGATGACAACGGCAAGACGCCGTTCACCGGCGCCACGGGTGCGCTGCAAGTCTGGACCAGTTTCATGCGCAAGGCCGACCCGCTGCCGCTGGATATGCCGCAGCCGGATAACATCGTTCAGGCCTGGGTCGATTCGCGTACCGGGCAGGGCTCTGAAGCCAGCTGCCCAGGCGCAGTGCAGATGCCGTATATTCGCGGCAGCGAACCGCCTCCCGGCGCTGCATGCGGTGGTTCAAGCCCTGCATCAGGTGAATCGGTGATGGATTGGGTCAAGGGCTGGATGAATTAA
- a CDS encoding heme ABC transporter ATP-binding protein has product MLRVENLQICRGKKIVLADIDLELKPGEVLGVLGPNGAGKSTLLGALCGELRADHGYVWLDQRELSDWDGAERAQRLAVLPQTSTLDFAFRVEEVVGMGRLPHQTGRMRDDEIIAAALQAADVGHLSGRSYLALSGGERQRVHLARVLAQLWPGEAGQTLLLDEPTSMLDPLHQHTTLQAIREFADRGAAVLVILHDLNLAARYCDRILLLEGGRPHALDTPQQVLRPEPLKAVFGLDVLVQPHPERGHPLIIAR; this is encoded by the coding sequence ATGCTTCGAGTGGAAAATCTGCAGATCTGCCGCGGCAAAAAAATCGTCCTGGCAGACATCGATCTTGAGCTCAAGCCCGGGGAAGTCCTCGGAGTGCTGGGCCCCAACGGCGCGGGCAAAAGCACGTTGCTCGGTGCTTTGTGTGGCGAGTTACGTGCGGATCATGGATATGTCTGGCTTGATCAACGGGAACTGAGCGATTGGGATGGCGCAGAACGGGCGCAACGCTTGGCGGTATTGCCGCAGACCTCGACCCTGGATTTTGCGTTCCGCGTCGAGGAAGTGGTCGGTATGGGGCGTTTGCCTCATCAAACAGGTCGGATGCGCGATGACGAAATTATCGCTGCCGCCTTGCAGGCCGCCGATGTCGGGCATTTGAGTGGCCGCAGTTACCTGGCCCTGTCCGGTGGCGAGCGCCAGCGTGTGCACCTGGCGCGGGTATTGGCGCAGCTTTGGCCGGGGGAGGCCGGGCAAACCTTGCTGCTCGACGAGCCGACGTCGATGCTCGATCCGTTGCATCAGCACACCACCTTGCAGGCGATTCGTGAGTTCGCCGATCGCGGGGCAGCGGTGCTGGTGATTCTGCATGATCTGAATCTGGCGGCGCGTTATTGTGATCGTATTCTGCTGCTCGAAGGTGGCCGTCCGCATGCGCTGGACACACCGCAGCAGGTGCTGCGGCCGGAACCGCTCAAAGCCGTGTTCGGGCTGGATGTATTGGTGCAGCCGCACCCGGAGCGCGGGCATCCGCTGATCATCGCCCGTTGA